In Tripterygium wilfordii isolate XIE 37 chromosome 23, ASM1340144v1, whole genome shotgun sequence, one genomic interval encodes:
- the LOC119992977 gene encoding serine/threonine protein phosphatase 2A 55 kDa regulatory subunit B beta isoform-like isoform X2, whose protein sequence is MIVKRLHLLRRLCRIRDVIVVKLTIRNRSVCYFHCEFGQTRFVENERWRRSCGEYGWRAGASGVEILSGFWRTKCRGGSAGRTGDHLATGDRGGRVVLFERTDIRDHGGSRRDLEMMDYSISRHPEFRYKTEFQSHEPEFDYLKSLEIEEKINKIRWCQTASGALFLLSSNDKTIKFWKVQEKKVKKVCDMNVDPVKAVGNVPIVGSSTSTSLKPCIANGKYTEKSVGHSSCDFEFPSGGIPSLRSPTVTSHEMSLVARCRRIYSHAHDYHINSISNNSDGETFISADDLRINLWNLDISSQSFNIVDVKPANMEDLTEVITSAEFHPTHCNMLAYSSSKGSISLIDMRQSALCDSHSKLFEQLEMPGTRSFFTEIIASVSDLKFAKDGRHILSRDYMTLKLWDINMDSGPVATFQVHEYLRPKLCDVYENDSIFDKFECCLSGDGHRVATGSYSNLFRVFGCSEGSTEATTLEASKNPMRRQVQTPSRPARSLGNLSCGFRRGVDNSGGDSNGNAYDFSTKLLHLAWHPTENALACAASNSLYMYYS, encoded by the exons ATGATAGTGAAGAGATTGCATTTACTAAGGAGATTGTGCCGAATCCGTGATGTTATCGTTGTGAAACTGACTATCAGAAATCGATCGGTGTGTTACTTTCATTGTGAATTCGGTCAAACAAGATTTGTCGAGAATGAACGGTGGCGAAGGAGCTGTGGCGAGTACGGCTGGAGGGCTGGAGCCTCTGGAGTGGAAATTCTCTCAGGTTTTTGGCGAACGAAGTGCCGGGGAGGAAGTGCAGGAAG AACTGGGGATCACCTTGCAACTGGAGATCGCGGAGGTCGGGTTGTTTTATTTGAAAGAACAGATATAAGAGAT CATGGTGGAAGTCGAAGAGATCTCGAGATGATGGACTACTCGATTAGTAGGCATCCAGAGTTCCGCTATAAAACAGAGTTTCAAAGCCATGAGCCTGAA TTTGATTATCTTAAGAGCTTGGAAATTGAGgagaaaatcaataaaattagatGGTGTCAGACAGCCAGTGGCGCCctatttcttctttcatctAACGACAAAACCATCAAATTTTGGAAG GTTCAAGAGAAGAAGGTTAAGAAAGTATGTGACATGAATGTGGACCCTGTGAAAGCTGTGGGAAATGTTCCTATTGTTGGGTCAAGCACATCCACCAGCTTGAAACCTTGTATTGCGAATGGAAAGTACACGGAGAAATCCGTTGGTCATTCAAGCTGTGATTTTGAGTTTCCATCTGGGGGTATCCCTTCTTTGCGTTCGCCAACG gtGACTAGTCATGAGATGAGCCTTGTGGCGAGGTGTCGAAGAATATATTCCCATGCCCATGACTACCACATTAATTCCATTTCTAATAACAG TGACGGGGAGACTTTTATATCAGCTGACGATTTACGAATAAATCTTTGGAACTTGGATATTAGCAGTCAGAGTTTTAATATTGTTGACGTGAAGCCTGCAAACATGGAGGATCTGACTG AGGTGATAACTTCAGCAGAATTTCACCCTACTCACTGTAACATGTTAGCATATAGTAGTTCGAAGGGCTCAATCAGTCTGATTGATATGCGACAGTCGGCTCTGTGTGACAGTCATAGCAAATT GTTTGAGCAGCTGGAGATGCCTGGCACAAGGTCCTTTTTCACAGAAATAATTGCGTCAGTTTCGGATTTAAAGTTTGCTAAGGATGGAAGGCATATACTTAGTCGTGACTACATGACTCTCAAG TTGTGGGACATAAATATGGATTCTGGCCCGGTTGCAACTTTCCAGGTTCATGAATACTTGAGACCTAAG CTCTGTGACGTGTATGAAAATGATTCTATCTTTGACAAGTTTGAGTGTTGTCTTAGTGGAGATGGACATCGAGTGGCAACTGGTTCCTACAG CAATCTGTTCCGCGTGTTTGGTTGTTCTGAAGGAAGCACAGAAGCAACGACATTGGAAGCCAGTAAAAATCCCATGAG GAGGCAAGTCCAAACACCATCAAGGCCTGCTAGATCTCTGGGCAATCTATCTTGTGGTTTCAGACGAG GTGTGGATAACTCTGGAGGTGATTCAAACGGAAATGCCTATGATTTCTCAACGAAGCTTCTACATCTAGCATGGCATCCAACTGAAAATGCACTCGCATGTGCTGCCTCAAACAGCCTTTACATGTACTATTCTTAA
- the LOC119992977 gene encoding serine/threonine protein phosphatase 2A 55 kDa regulatory subunit B beta isoform-like isoform X1 → MIVKRLHLLRRLCRIRDVIVVKLTIRNRSVCYFHCEFGQTRFVENERWRRSCGEYGWRAGASGVEILSGFWRTKCRGGSAGRTGDHLATGDRGGRVVLFERTDIRDHGGSRRDLEMMDYSISRHPEFRYKTEFQSHEPEFDYLKSLEIEEKINKIRWCQTASGALFLLSSNDKTIKFWKVQEKKVKKVCDMNVDPVKAVGNVPIVGSSTSTSLKPCIANGKYTEKSVGHSSCDFEFPSGGIPSLRSPTVVVVTSHEMSLVARCRRIYSHAHDYHINSISNNSDGETFISADDLRINLWNLDISSQSFNIVDVKPANMEDLTEVITSAEFHPTHCNMLAYSSSKGSISLIDMRQSALCDSHSKLFEQLEMPGTRSFFTEIIASVSDLKFAKDGRHILSRDYMTLKLWDINMDSGPVATFQVHEYLRPKLCDVYENDSIFDKFECCLSGDGHRVATGSYSNLFRVFGCSEGSTEATTLEASKNPMRRQVQTPSRPARSLGNLSCGFRRGVDNSGGDSNGNAYDFSTKLLHLAWHPTENALACAASNSLYMYYS, encoded by the exons ATGATAGTGAAGAGATTGCATTTACTAAGGAGATTGTGCCGAATCCGTGATGTTATCGTTGTGAAACTGACTATCAGAAATCGATCGGTGTGTTACTTTCATTGTGAATTCGGTCAAACAAGATTTGTCGAGAATGAACGGTGGCGAAGGAGCTGTGGCGAGTACGGCTGGAGGGCTGGAGCCTCTGGAGTGGAAATTCTCTCAGGTTTTTGGCGAACGAAGTGCCGGGGAGGAAGTGCAGGAAG AACTGGGGATCACCTTGCAACTGGAGATCGCGGAGGTCGGGTTGTTTTATTTGAAAGAACAGATATAAGAGAT CATGGTGGAAGTCGAAGAGATCTCGAGATGATGGACTACTCGATTAGTAGGCATCCAGAGTTCCGCTATAAAACAGAGTTTCAAAGCCATGAGCCTGAA TTTGATTATCTTAAGAGCTTGGAAATTGAGgagaaaatcaataaaattagatGGTGTCAGACAGCCAGTGGCGCCctatttcttctttcatctAACGACAAAACCATCAAATTTTGGAAG GTTCAAGAGAAGAAGGTTAAGAAAGTATGTGACATGAATGTGGACCCTGTGAAAGCTGTGGGAAATGTTCCTATTGTTGGGTCAAGCACATCCACCAGCTTGAAACCTTGTATTGCGAATGGAAAGTACACGGAGAAATCCGTTGGTCATTCAAGCTGTGATTTTGAGTTTCCATCTGGGGGTATCCCTTCTTTGCGTTCGCCAACGGTAGTTGTA gtGACTAGTCATGAGATGAGCCTTGTGGCGAGGTGTCGAAGAATATATTCCCATGCCCATGACTACCACATTAATTCCATTTCTAATAACAG TGACGGGGAGACTTTTATATCAGCTGACGATTTACGAATAAATCTTTGGAACTTGGATATTAGCAGTCAGAGTTTTAATATTGTTGACGTGAAGCCTGCAAACATGGAGGATCTGACTG AGGTGATAACTTCAGCAGAATTTCACCCTACTCACTGTAACATGTTAGCATATAGTAGTTCGAAGGGCTCAATCAGTCTGATTGATATGCGACAGTCGGCTCTGTGTGACAGTCATAGCAAATT GTTTGAGCAGCTGGAGATGCCTGGCACAAGGTCCTTTTTCACAGAAATAATTGCGTCAGTTTCGGATTTAAAGTTTGCTAAGGATGGAAGGCATATACTTAGTCGTGACTACATGACTCTCAAG TTGTGGGACATAAATATGGATTCTGGCCCGGTTGCAACTTTCCAGGTTCATGAATACTTGAGACCTAAG CTCTGTGACGTGTATGAAAATGATTCTATCTTTGACAAGTTTGAGTGTTGTCTTAGTGGAGATGGACATCGAGTGGCAACTGGTTCCTACAG CAATCTGTTCCGCGTGTTTGGTTGTTCTGAAGGAAGCACAGAAGCAACGACATTGGAAGCCAGTAAAAATCCCATGAG GAGGCAAGTCCAAACACCATCAAGGCCTGCTAGATCTCTGGGCAATCTATCTTGTGGTTTCAGACGAG GTGTGGATAACTCTGGAGGTGATTCAAACGGAAATGCCTATGATTTCTCAACGAAGCTTCTACATCTAGCATGGCATCCAACTGAAAATGCACTCGCATGTGCTGCCTCAAACAGCCTTTACATGTACTATTCTTAA
- the LOC119992977 gene encoding serine/threonine protein phosphatase 2A 55 kDa regulatory subunit B beta isoform-like isoform X3: MNGGEGAVASTAGGLEPLEWKFSQVFGERSAGEEVQEVDIISAIEFDRTGDHLATGDRGGRVVLFERTDIRDHGGSRRDLEMMDYSISRHPEFRYKTEFQSHEPEFDYLKSLEIEEKINKIRWCQTASGALFLLSSNDKTIKFWKVQEKKVKKVCDMNVDPVKAVGNVPIVGSSTSTSLKPCIANGKYTEKSVGHSSCDFEFPSGGIPSLRSPTVVVVTSHEMSLVARCRRIYSHAHDYHINSISNNSDGETFISADDLRINLWNLDISSQSFNIVDVKPANMEDLTEVITSAEFHPTHCNMLAYSSSKGSISLIDMRQSALCDSHSKLFEQLEMPGTRSFFTEIIASVSDLKFAKDGRHILSRDYMTLKLWDINMDSGPVATFQVHEYLRPKLCDVYENDSIFDKFECCLSGDGHRVATGSYSNLFRVFGCSEGSTEATTLEASKNPMRRQVQTPSRPARSLGNLSCGFRRGVDNSGGDSNGNAYDFSTKLLHLAWHPTENALACAASNSLYMYYS, from the exons ATGAACGGTGGCGAAGGAGCTGTGGCGAGTACGGCTGGAGGGCTGGAGCCTCTGGAGTGGAAATTCTCTCAGGTTTTTGGCGAACGAAGTGCCGGGGAGGAAGTGCAGGAAG TTGATATTATTTCTGCTATTGAATTTGATAGAACTGGGGATCACCTTGCAACTGGAGATCGCGGAGGTCGGGTTGTTTTATTTGAAAGAACAGATATAAGAGAT CATGGTGGAAGTCGAAGAGATCTCGAGATGATGGACTACTCGATTAGTAGGCATCCAGAGTTCCGCTATAAAACAGAGTTTCAAAGCCATGAGCCTGAA TTTGATTATCTTAAGAGCTTGGAAATTGAGgagaaaatcaataaaattagatGGTGTCAGACAGCCAGTGGCGCCctatttcttctttcatctAACGACAAAACCATCAAATTTTGGAAG GTTCAAGAGAAGAAGGTTAAGAAAGTATGTGACATGAATGTGGACCCTGTGAAAGCTGTGGGAAATGTTCCTATTGTTGGGTCAAGCACATCCACCAGCTTGAAACCTTGTATTGCGAATGGAAAGTACACGGAGAAATCCGTTGGTCATTCAAGCTGTGATTTTGAGTTTCCATCTGGGGGTATCCCTTCTTTGCGTTCGCCAACGGTAGTTGTA gtGACTAGTCATGAGATGAGCCTTGTGGCGAGGTGTCGAAGAATATATTCCCATGCCCATGACTACCACATTAATTCCATTTCTAATAACAG TGACGGGGAGACTTTTATATCAGCTGACGATTTACGAATAAATCTTTGGAACTTGGATATTAGCAGTCAGAGTTTTAATATTGTTGACGTGAAGCCTGCAAACATGGAGGATCTGACTG AGGTGATAACTTCAGCAGAATTTCACCCTACTCACTGTAACATGTTAGCATATAGTAGTTCGAAGGGCTCAATCAGTCTGATTGATATGCGACAGTCGGCTCTGTGTGACAGTCATAGCAAATT GTTTGAGCAGCTGGAGATGCCTGGCACAAGGTCCTTTTTCACAGAAATAATTGCGTCAGTTTCGGATTTAAAGTTTGCTAAGGATGGAAGGCATATACTTAGTCGTGACTACATGACTCTCAAG TTGTGGGACATAAATATGGATTCTGGCCCGGTTGCAACTTTCCAGGTTCATGAATACTTGAGACCTAAG CTCTGTGACGTGTATGAAAATGATTCTATCTTTGACAAGTTTGAGTGTTGTCTTAGTGGAGATGGACATCGAGTGGCAACTGGTTCCTACAG CAATCTGTTCCGCGTGTTTGGTTGTTCTGAAGGAAGCACAGAAGCAACGACATTGGAAGCCAGTAAAAATCCCATGAG GAGGCAAGTCCAAACACCATCAAGGCCTGCTAGATCTCTGGGCAATCTATCTTGTGGTTTCAGACGAG GTGTGGATAACTCTGGAGGTGATTCAAACGGAAATGCCTATGATTTCTCAACGAAGCTTCTACATCTAGCATGGCATCCAACTGAAAATGCACTCGCATGTGCTGCCTCAAACAGCCTTTACATGTACTATTCTTAA
- the LOC119992977 gene encoding serine/threonine protein phosphatase 2A 55 kDa regulatory subunit B beta isoform-like isoform X4, with product MNGGEGAVASTAGGLEPLEWKFSQVFGERSAGEEVQEVDIISAIEFDRTGDHLATGDRGGRVVLFERTDIRDHGGSRRDLEMMDYSISRHPEFRYKTEFQSHEPEFDYLKSLEIEEKINKIRWCQTASGALFLLSSNDKTIKFWKVQEKKVKKVCDMNVDPVKAVGNVPIVGSSTSTSLKPCIANGKYTEKSVGHSSCDFEFPSGGIPSLRSPTVTSHEMSLVARCRRIYSHAHDYHINSISNNSDGETFISADDLRINLWNLDISSQSFNIVDVKPANMEDLTEVITSAEFHPTHCNMLAYSSSKGSISLIDMRQSALCDSHSKLFEQLEMPGTRSFFTEIIASVSDLKFAKDGRHILSRDYMTLKLWDINMDSGPVATFQVHEYLRPKLCDVYENDSIFDKFECCLSGDGHRVATGSYSNLFRVFGCSEGSTEATTLEASKNPMRRQVQTPSRPARSLGNLSCGFRRGVDNSGGDSNGNAYDFSTKLLHLAWHPTENALACAASNSLYMYYS from the exons ATGAACGGTGGCGAAGGAGCTGTGGCGAGTACGGCTGGAGGGCTGGAGCCTCTGGAGTGGAAATTCTCTCAGGTTTTTGGCGAACGAAGTGCCGGGGAGGAAGTGCAGGAAG TTGATATTATTTCTGCTATTGAATTTGATAGAACTGGGGATCACCTTGCAACTGGAGATCGCGGAGGTCGGGTTGTTTTATTTGAAAGAACAGATATAAGAGAT CATGGTGGAAGTCGAAGAGATCTCGAGATGATGGACTACTCGATTAGTAGGCATCCAGAGTTCCGCTATAAAACAGAGTTTCAAAGCCATGAGCCTGAA TTTGATTATCTTAAGAGCTTGGAAATTGAGgagaaaatcaataaaattagatGGTGTCAGACAGCCAGTGGCGCCctatttcttctttcatctAACGACAAAACCATCAAATTTTGGAAG GTTCAAGAGAAGAAGGTTAAGAAAGTATGTGACATGAATGTGGACCCTGTGAAAGCTGTGGGAAATGTTCCTATTGTTGGGTCAAGCACATCCACCAGCTTGAAACCTTGTATTGCGAATGGAAAGTACACGGAGAAATCCGTTGGTCATTCAAGCTGTGATTTTGAGTTTCCATCTGGGGGTATCCCTTCTTTGCGTTCGCCAACG gtGACTAGTCATGAGATGAGCCTTGTGGCGAGGTGTCGAAGAATATATTCCCATGCCCATGACTACCACATTAATTCCATTTCTAATAACAG TGACGGGGAGACTTTTATATCAGCTGACGATTTACGAATAAATCTTTGGAACTTGGATATTAGCAGTCAGAGTTTTAATATTGTTGACGTGAAGCCTGCAAACATGGAGGATCTGACTG AGGTGATAACTTCAGCAGAATTTCACCCTACTCACTGTAACATGTTAGCATATAGTAGTTCGAAGGGCTCAATCAGTCTGATTGATATGCGACAGTCGGCTCTGTGTGACAGTCATAGCAAATT GTTTGAGCAGCTGGAGATGCCTGGCACAAGGTCCTTTTTCACAGAAATAATTGCGTCAGTTTCGGATTTAAAGTTTGCTAAGGATGGAAGGCATATACTTAGTCGTGACTACATGACTCTCAAG TTGTGGGACATAAATATGGATTCTGGCCCGGTTGCAACTTTCCAGGTTCATGAATACTTGAGACCTAAG CTCTGTGACGTGTATGAAAATGATTCTATCTTTGACAAGTTTGAGTGTTGTCTTAGTGGAGATGGACATCGAGTGGCAACTGGTTCCTACAG CAATCTGTTCCGCGTGTTTGGTTGTTCTGAAGGAAGCACAGAAGCAACGACATTGGAAGCCAGTAAAAATCCCATGAG GAGGCAAGTCCAAACACCATCAAGGCCTGCTAGATCTCTGGGCAATCTATCTTGTGGTTTCAGACGAG GTGTGGATAACTCTGGAGGTGATTCAAACGGAAATGCCTATGATTTCTCAACGAAGCTTCTACATCTAGCATGGCATCCAACTGAAAATGCACTCGCATGTGCTGCCTCAAACAGCCTTTACATGTACTATTCTTAA
- the LOC119992977 gene encoding serine/threonine protein phosphatase 2A 55 kDa regulatory subunit B beta isoform-like isoform X5 → MMDYSISRHPEFRYKTEFQSHEPEFDYLKSLEIEEKINKIRWCQTASGALFLLSSNDKTIKFWKVQEKKVKKVCDMNVDPVKAVGNVPIVGSSTSTSLKPCIANGKYTEKSVGHSSCDFEFPSGGIPSLRSPTVVVVTSHEMSLVARCRRIYSHAHDYHINSISNNSDGETFISADDLRINLWNLDISSQSFNIVDVKPANMEDLTEVITSAEFHPTHCNMLAYSSSKGSISLIDMRQSALCDSHSKLFEQLEMPGTRSFFTEIIASVSDLKFAKDGRHILSRDYMTLKLWDINMDSGPVATFQVHEYLRPKLCDVYENDSIFDKFECCLSGDGHRVATGSYSNLFRVFGCSEGSTEATTLEASKNPMRRQVQTPSRPARSLGNLSCGFRRGVDNSGGDSNGNAYDFSTKLLHLAWHPTENALACAASNSLYMYYS, encoded by the exons ATGATGGACTACTCGATTAGTAGGCATCCAGAGTTCCGCTATAAAACAGAGTTTCAAAGCCATGAGCCTGAA TTTGATTATCTTAAGAGCTTGGAAATTGAGgagaaaatcaataaaattagatGGTGTCAGACAGCCAGTGGCGCCctatttcttctttcatctAACGACAAAACCATCAAATTTTGGAAG GTTCAAGAGAAGAAGGTTAAGAAAGTATGTGACATGAATGTGGACCCTGTGAAAGCTGTGGGAAATGTTCCTATTGTTGGGTCAAGCACATCCACCAGCTTGAAACCTTGTATTGCGAATGGAAAGTACACGGAGAAATCCGTTGGTCATTCAAGCTGTGATTTTGAGTTTCCATCTGGGGGTATCCCTTCTTTGCGTTCGCCAACGGTAGTTGTA gtGACTAGTCATGAGATGAGCCTTGTGGCGAGGTGTCGAAGAATATATTCCCATGCCCATGACTACCACATTAATTCCATTTCTAATAACAG TGACGGGGAGACTTTTATATCAGCTGACGATTTACGAATAAATCTTTGGAACTTGGATATTAGCAGTCAGAGTTTTAATATTGTTGACGTGAAGCCTGCAAACATGGAGGATCTGACTG AGGTGATAACTTCAGCAGAATTTCACCCTACTCACTGTAACATGTTAGCATATAGTAGTTCGAAGGGCTCAATCAGTCTGATTGATATGCGACAGTCGGCTCTGTGTGACAGTCATAGCAAATT GTTTGAGCAGCTGGAGATGCCTGGCACAAGGTCCTTTTTCACAGAAATAATTGCGTCAGTTTCGGATTTAAAGTTTGCTAAGGATGGAAGGCATATACTTAGTCGTGACTACATGACTCTCAAG TTGTGGGACATAAATATGGATTCTGGCCCGGTTGCAACTTTCCAGGTTCATGAATACTTGAGACCTAAG CTCTGTGACGTGTATGAAAATGATTCTATCTTTGACAAGTTTGAGTGTTGTCTTAGTGGAGATGGACATCGAGTGGCAACTGGTTCCTACAG CAATCTGTTCCGCGTGTTTGGTTGTTCTGAAGGAAGCACAGAAGCAACGACATTGGAAGCCAGTAAAAATCCCATGAG GAGGCAAGTCCAAACACCATCAAGGCCTGCTAGATCTCTGGGCAATCTATCTTGTGGTTTCAGACGAG GTGTGGATAACTCTGGAGGTGATTCAAACGGAAATGCCTATGATTTCTCAACGAAGCTTCTACATCTAGCATGGCATCCAACTGAAAATGCACTCGCATGTGCTGCCTCAAACAGCCTTTACATGTACTATTCTTAA
- the LOC119993102 gene encoding NADH dehydrogenase [ubiquinone] iron-sulfur protein 7, mitochondrial, with protein MALITRNTASRLPLLLSANRSLSLHTTTPSLSPTSSSSAPTTYARPLPPSASGPVGGLSKTAEYVISKVDDLMNWARRGSIWPMTFGLACCAVEMMHTGAARYDFDRFGVIFRPSPRQSDCMIVAGTLTNKMAPALRKVYDQMPEPRWVISMGSCANGGGYYHYSYSVVRGCDRIVPVDIYVPGCPPTAEALLYGVLQLQKKINRRKDFLHWWTK; from the exons ATGGCTCTGATCACCAGGAACACCGCCTCACGCCTCCCTCTCCTCCTCTCCGCAAACCGCTCTCTTTCTCTGCACACCACAACACCTTCTCTCTCCCCCACCTCCTCCTCATCTGCGCCAACCACATATGCTCGCCCGCTGCCTCCGTCCGCCTCTGGCCCCGTTGGAGGGCTTTCAAAGACAGCCGAGTACGTGATCTCGAAGGTGGACGATCTCATGAACTGGGCTCGGCGCGGTTCAATCTGGCCTATGACCTTTGGTCTCGCCTGCTGCGCTGTCGAGATGATGCACACTGGCGCCGCGCGCTACGATTTTGACCGTTTCGGTGTCATTTTCAGGCCTAGTCCTCGCCAATCCGACTGTATGATTGTCGCCGGAACCCTCACCAATAAGATGGCTCCTGCTCTTCGCAA GGTTTATGACCAAATGCCTGAGCCTAGGTGGGTCATCTCTATGGGAAGCTGTGCAAACGGTGGTGGATACTACCACTATTCTTACTCTGTCGTCCGGGGTTGCGATAGGATTGTCCCTGTGGACATCTATGTTCCCGGTTGCCCGCCAACTGCCGAGGCCTTGCTCTATGGAGTTCTCCAGCTGCAGAAGAAGATCAACAGGCGCAAAGATTTCCTCCATTGGTGGACCAAATGA